A stretch of Malus sylvestris chromosome 11, drMalSylv7.2, whole genome shotgun sequence DNA encodes these proteins:
- the LOC126589217 gene encoding putative disease resistance protein RGA3 isoform X1 has product MAAEVVLTFAAEGILKKVLSLAREEFSHAWGFKAELGRLRKSLTDIERFLVDVADQPRDRPESIEKWVKELKDVAHEAEDVLDEFQYEVDRRKVEIQNHMRKKVLNFFSLSNPLAFRLKMAHKIQKINASLVDLKSNASVLGLVSKSKDATPRGNRGERQTNAFIGRDEVTVGRKDDVSKIVTTLTDSKYNQENLAVMAIVGMAGLGKTTLAKSVYNEDSVHKFFQKRIWVCVSNTFDVNLVLLRILEQLNPAKAPSKDNQNALLMFLSEELKDKRYLLVLDDVWNEDSEKWENLMDCLSKLYSTKGSKIVVTTRSSIVASTSEKLLPRHQLRILSVDECWSIMKDKAFSNNSAQIAPEFQTIGREIAENCGGVPLVAKVLGGILATKRRVDEWLSFKDSRIWKNLSKREDRIMSVLRLSFDNLESPSLKQCFAYCSMFKKDFEIRRDNLIQLWMAQGLLHPSSSESKDMEDIGNEYFDILLQSSLFQDATMSDNGIVSKCKMHDLVHDLAELVSKSESLMEDLCGRDNTLEIQHVARVSTSTLEKIPQRSAVKLRSLFSDDGEVPSNILPQFKALRVLNLSNASIEEFPDSIGRLKHLRYLDISETRFKALPSSIGKLYNLQTLKATNCALKEFPKELQNLINLRHIYFDKSVKFPQKLRRLTCLQTLPYFSVGNETGRRIEELAGLKQLKGELIICNLEHVKNGEEAKKAMLVDKTKVHHLTFRWTEGRSTTDNSEEDDDVLDDRSTTNNNEERNVLEGLRPHLELKSLSIENFMGDKFPSWMMSRSLLLNNLNKIQLLGCEKCGGVPPLGHLPNLTELKISRMASLKCIGVEFYGYDLVHNIVATTSKERVTLFPALKVLHIYECSDLIEWMEAPTMSTKEVVVFPCLEELDIRICFELRKVPSHFPSLQKLVMISSCCRMPIEEISSGLTTLTSFQITSINELTCLPQGILKKNKNLSSLEICGCDDLTCISGDVFGLCGCLERLVINNCGKLRQLPDGLETLPLLEELSIYGCPSLELIPITQGMTSLRKLEIYRCERLCLPSGLDYCTSLRELQIVSCNGLSAALGGLQCCTSLQKLIITNCNGLSGRLSVWASLVELSIENWKNLTSIEIKGGKVSLTSLQRLTIGSCDELSSLHILAALPHQCPSLQEVNISGCPKLALFGVESSSAEEEKEWCISDLRTMTSLRLLRIQSCERLESWVSRMRFPLSLETLSIGGLPNSEILPSLDNLNSLRDLTIISLPNIKYLPTGLQSLPRLNQLHIGPLSEELDSFPNFQVGSLTHLTRLELWGWPKLKSLPQQIQHLTSLTYLGLHQFDGVDTLPEWLANFTSLTYLLIQNCKNLLNLPSVEAMQRLTKLQTLYISGCHPLLKQRCTRDSGTYWPMISHIPDITIET; this is encoded by the exons GTGCTTTCACTTGCTAGGGAAGAATTCAGTCATGCATGGGGTTTCAAAGCTGAACTCGGAAGGCTTCGAAAGTCATTAACCGACATTGAACGTTTCTTGGTTGATGTTGCCGACCAACCACGAG ATCGGCCTGAGTCAATAGAGAAATGGGTGAAGGAACTCAAAGACGTAGCTCATGAGGCTGAGGATGTCTTGGATGAATTCCAGTATGAAGTTGATCGGCGTAAAGTCGAAATCCAAAACCATATGAGGAAAAAGGTTCTGAACTTCTTTTCACTCTCCAATCCACTTGCATTTCGTCTTAAAATGGCGCATAAAATTCAGAAGATCAATGCATCCTTGGTGGATCTCAAGAGTAATGCATCTGTTCTTGGACTAGTTTCCAAGAGTAAAGATGCAACCCCTCGAGGAAATAGAGGGGAAAGACAAACCAACGCATTCATTGGCAGAGATGAAGTAACTGTTGGAAGGAAAGATGATGTGTCAAAAATAGTTACAACGTTGACCGACTCCAAATACAATCAAGAAAATCTTGCGGTTATGGCCATCGTGGGAATGGCAGGCCTCGGAAAGACAACTTTGGCCAAGTCAGTTTACAATGAGGATTCGGTACACAAGTTTTTTCAAAAGAGAATATGGGTCTGTGTATCAAACACTTTTGATGTCAATCTAGTTCTACTTCGGATTTTAGAACAGCTCAACCCGGCAAAAGCCCCTTCAAAAGATAACCAGAATGCTCTGCTTATGTTTCTTTCTGAAGAGTTGAAAGATAAAAGATACTTACTCGTACTTGATGACGTTTGGAACGAAGACTCTGAAAAATGGGAGAATTTGATGGATTGTTTGTCAAAGCTTTATTCTACTAAAGGATCCAAAATTGTTGTCACTACTCGCAGTAGCATAGTCGCATCAACCTCAGAAAAGCTACTTCCACGACATCAATTGAGAATACTTTCCGTGGATGAGTGTTGGTCCATCATGAAAGATAAAGCCTTCTCCAATAACAGTGCTCAAATAGCTCCAGAGTTCCAGACAATTGGAAGGGAGATTGCTGAAAATTGTGGTGGTGTTCCATTGGTGGCAAAG GTTTTGGGAGGCATTTTGGCCACTAAAAGACGTGTTGATGAATGGTTGTCATTTAAAGACAGTAGAATATGGAAAAACCTATCAAAAAGAGAAGATAGAATTATGTCAGTCTTGAggttgagttttgacaatttAGAATCACCATCATTGAAGCAATGTTTTGCATATTGCTCAATGTTCAAGAAAGattttgaaattcgaagagaTAACTTAATTCAACTTTGGATGGCTCAAGGATTACTCCACCCTTCGTCTAGCGAAAGCAAAGATATGGAGGACATAGGCAATGAATATTTTGATATTCTATTGCAGAGCTCCTTATTTCAAGACGCTACAATGAGTGACAATGGCATTGTTAGCAAATGCAAGATGCATGATCTTGTGCACGATCTTGCAGAACTTGTATCCAAATCTGAAAGCTTGATGGAAGACTTATGTGGTAGAGATAATACACTTGAGATTCAACATGTTGCTCGAGTTTCTACTTCTACATTGGAAAAAATTCCACAAAGAAGTGCTGTGAAATTGCGGTCACTGTTTTCTGACGATGGTGAAGTTCCTAGTAACATTCTTCCACAGTTCAAAGCTTTACGCGTCTTAAATTTAAGTAATGCTAGTATTGAAGAATTTCCAGATTCAATTGGTAGGCTGAAACACTTGAGGTATCTTGACATTTCTGAAACAAGATTCAAAGCACTCCCCAGCTCTATAGGCAAGCTCTATAACCTACAGACGTTAAAAGCAACAAATTGTGCCCTTAAAGAGTTTCCAAAAGAACTGCAAAACTTGATCAACTTGAggcatatttattttgataagaGTGTGAAATTCCCACAGAAGTTAAGGCGGTTGACTTGCCTTCAGACATTACCTTACTTTTCAGTGGGTAATGAGACTGGTCGTCGAATTGAAGAGTTGGCTGGCTTGAAACAATTGAAAggtgaattaattatttgtaaTCTGGAGCATGTAAAGAATGGAGAAGAAGCAAAGAAAGCCATGTTAGTGGATAAGACGAAAGTACACCATTTGACATTCAGATGGACGGAAGGTAGGTCAACAACTGACAATAGTGAAGAGGATGATGATGTCCTAGATGATAGGTCAACAACCAACAACAATGAGGAGAGGAATGTTCTAGAAGGCCTTCGACCACATCTTGAGTTGAAGAGCCTAAGTATTGAAAATTTCATGGGCGATAAGTTTCCTTCGTGGATGATGAGTAGGTCATTACTACTTAACAACTTGAACAAGATTCAATTACTTGGATGCGAAAAATGTGGAGGAGTCCCACCGCTCGGTCATCTACCCAATCTTACGGAGCTTAAAATTAGCAGAATGGCTAGCTTGAAATGCATCGGAGTTGAGTTCTACGGTTATGATCTTGTCCACAATATTGTAGCTACAACAAGTAAGGAGAGAGTTACCTTATTTCCAGCGCTCAAAGTATTGCATATTTATGAGTGCAGTGATctaattgaatggatggaagcaCCGACAATGTCAACAAAAGAAGTAGTGGTTTTTCCTTGCCTTGAAGAGTTGGATATCCGAATATGTTTCGAATTGAGAAAAGTTCCGAGTCATTTTCCATCTCTCCAAAAGTTGGTGATGATTTCTAGTTGTTGCAGAATGCCAATAGAAGAAATAAGCAGCGGATTAACAACTCTCACTTCCTTCCAAATAACAAGTATTAATGAGCTTACTTGTTTGCCGCAAGGGATtttgaagaagaataagaatCTCTCCTCTTTGGAGATATGTGGGTGTGATGATTTAACTTGTATTTCTGGAGATGTATTTGGATTGTGTGGTTGTCTTGAGAGATTGGTAATTAATAATTGTGGGAAGCTAAGGCAATTGCCAGATGGGCTAGAGACACTCCCTCTCCTTGAGGAACTGTCTATATACGGATGTCCTAGTCTAGAGTTGATTCCAATTACGCAGGGCATGACATCTCTACGCAAACTAGAGATTTATCGTTGTGAAAGATTGTGCCTACCGAGTGGGTTAGACTACTGCACCTCTCTACGGGAGTTACAGATTGTAAGTTGCAATGGATTATCAGCCGCATTGGGTGGGCTTCAGTGCTGCACCTCGCTCCAGAAATTGATTATAACGAACTGCAACGGTTTGTCAGGCCGATTGAGTGTATGGGCCTCTCTCGTGGAATTGAGTATAGAGAATTGGAAAAATCTGACATCAATTGAAATTAAAGGCGGCAAAGTGTCCCTTACCTCTCTTCAGAGATTGACAATCGGTAGCTGCGATGAATTATCAAGCTTACATATCCTTGCAGCTCTTCCACATCAATGTCCTTCTCTTCAGGAAGTGAATATAAGTGGGTGCCCAAAGCTAGCATTGTTTGGTGTCGAAAGTAGCAGTGCTGAAGAGGAGAAGGAGTGGTGCATTTCAGATTTACGCACAATGACATCCCTTCGACTGCTGAGGATTCAAAGCTGTGAAAGATTGGAAAGTTGGGTGAGCAGGATGCGATTCCCACTCTCTCTTGAGACGTTGTCAATAGGCGGTCTCCCTAATTCAGAGATTCTTCCAAGTTTAGATAACCTCAATTCTCTCCGTGATTTGACGATTATAAGTTTGCCAAACATAAAATATCTGCCGACGGGGCTACAGTCGCTCCCCCGCTTGAACCAATTACATATCGGTCCCTTATCGGAGGAGCTCGATTCCTTCCCTAATTTTCAAGTTGGATCATTAACGCATCTTACAAGGTTAGAGTTGTGGGGTTGGCCTAAGCTCAAGTCTCTGCCTCAACAAATTCAACACCTCACTTCTCTAACATATTTGGGGTTACATCAATTTGACGGAGTGGACACTTTGCCAGAATGGTTGGCTAACTTTACATCCCTTACGTATCTGTTGATTCAAAATTGCAAGAATCTGCTGAATTTACCTAGTGTCGAAGCTATGCAACGCCTCACCAAATTACAAACTCTGTATATTTCTGGATGTCATCCCCTTTTAAAGCAAAGATGCACCAGGGACAGCGGCACATATTGGCCTATGATTTCTCACATTCCAGATATCACAA